In Mangifera indica cultivar Alphonso chromosome 7, CATAS_Mindica_2.1, whole genome shotgun sequence, the genomic window CAGAAAAGTAGTATTGTTTAGAAAGAGGCATTCGTAAAGCATTTTGTCCTGTGGCAAAATGATGGGGTGGTTTCGCTGGGGCTAAGGTCTAAATGTTGCTGGTCAGGGGAGAAATAAGAGATAAATGAAGACGAAAAGAGGATACAAATGCTTGAGACTTGTAGTCAAATCCAAATTCATATGATCTTTAAGAGATCTACATGTAAAGCAGGAAAACCGAAGagatataagattttaaaaaatgaaaggcATAAGCTTTTGACCAATATCTACAAGAGtaagaaagaaaggaaatggAGATAGTAAAGGGGCAAAACCCCTaaaccatttatttatttggtagaAACAGCTCTTATATGAACCTTAGCACAGGTTTATTTTGGAATCCCAATACTTAAAAGACTATAGAAATTTTAGCATATGCATCATTCTCATCTTTGAACCTGGCTGGAAACTGGACCTACCAATTTACTTGGgctttaatttctttcttttatggTTTTGTTGTTATGTGGTTTATCATAAgctaatttcttattttaccAACATTTTCTCCAGCTGTTAtgctttattaaataatttgtttttgtatttaattttcctAGGATGAGAAGGATAAGAAAATTCAGGAACTGACTGCAGAACTGCGGATAAAGAAAAGATTAAGCCAAGCTTATAGAGAACAGTTAATTACATTCATGAAAGATGTTGAAGACCATAATGGACATCTATCGGCAAAAGTTCAGTTAGTTTTTGACAACTTAAAGAAGCTTGAAACTGAAAAGCAGTAACTTTTATACTGGAAATGGCTTCCAAATATATCATCTCTACTTAAATTCTTAGGTATGCTTCTTAATTCATTTCAACTGTCCAGCTTTTTCTTTggtggtatttttttttataaatgggATATGTTCTGCCTGAATTAAAATCCTATAAACATACCCTTATAGTCAATTGAATTTATCAGCTTTTACATAGATTCAAGGAAGTAGTGATAGAATACACTATCTTAAAAATGCATGCAATGGCTGACCTCTCTATTTTTACCGAAACTAGATGATGAGGGCTattcctttaatattttattgatgtcGATGGACTTCTTCAGAATTATGACCATTGAAAGTTCTTCTGGACATATAAATATGTCTCTTATCTTTTACAACAAATTGGTTTTAGGTAATGGTTTTTTACGACTCAATTTTAGGGGGTTTcttttgaagaatttgaagattAATTTCAGTTGTGTTTTTCATAATGACAGAAAAGAACATGACATTTCTAATGGTTTCAGTTCTGTTATTGTTTCTCGCAATCATACTGAATCCAACTTATTCAAAAGATTTGTCTCAAACAAATCTAATGCCTCTATAAAAGTCAATCTTATTTCATGAAAATAACATTCCTTTACAGATTTTATTCTAACCTAACAGTGATCTTTTTCTTGCTTTAGGCCTTATAATGAACCAGAAGTTTATCTTTGTCCATAGAAGCAAGCACTGGCAGAGAGCTAGATAGTTTGTATGACTACCGATAAACGAATCAATGAAGTTGCCGTGAGGGAAATTATTCTGAAAATCTGCACAACATTGAGTTGTATTGTAGATACAAACTGGTTTCTGTAGGAACAACAGAGGaggaatttaagtttgattgtAAATTTGAGGAAAGATGGTTCCTGTGTGCATtttgtatttgttatttttgttccTTTGATTCCTGCTGGTCTCTGTTTCTCTGCAAGGGATGTAGATTTTACATGTAATCCTTTTgttatgagcaatgttatgcgTATTTAATTAGGTGcttagataatgtgttatttttcattgaatattattttatctttaattcaaaattattcaatcatacaataataatatcatctgagtatccaattaaatactcaaaattgaatgCATTAatatacattgttttattgttttgttaaaacAAGTTAATACAAGAATATTTGCATATTTATTCAAGGCTTAAATCTGCAGGTCTAGTTGTGGATTCGAGCTAAACCCAAATAAGGGTCACCTTGAAATTGAGTCGAATCTAGAAAATtggagaagaaggaaaaaaataatcatcGGCAAGGTGAGCTCCGTAAGCAACAATAGCTCGTTTGAGCCGAACAACATACCAAACCTAATCATAACTTTTATTCTTGGATTCAATGTCACAACGGATACAGTAATACTTAATGTGCAACCGgtgatgatatatcaataagtaatattatacgtatctattttaaatatataaatagttacATATTTATACGTATTATCACGTAAttagatgatattttatctttaattcaaaattatttaattatataatgacacactttaaatatatattcatttgtgtatttaaagttacaaataattttattgtatatcaATTTGTTTAAACTTGTTACTACCCTTGTTTGTTGtgtaatattactcaaattaatatatcaagtAATAACATACAAACGAACTATAAATACAAACagttacaaataaattgatgggttattagataattatgttatttaattatttattttatttttaatttaaattattttataaaatgataacatGAAACTATGTTTATACCTATTAGTATTCAATTGTTTGTAGGTAACTTATTATTGATATGGCAATggtaaatattgaaaatgagaactcatatttatttttataaatacaaaaatgtttttatattattttagaaaattatttgaaataaaaaatagtcgAAATTTTTTGAAGTAcacttatattaaaaatgagaattcaaaataatttttttttaccattaaaagatttttttaatagacAACCCAAAAAAGtatctattattaataacaattaaaaaagaaaaactctactaataaaatataaaaaaaatatacatttatttatggtaggtctatttattatttcttaatacAAGTAAAGCTTGTATTTGGCACAAATGGGTCTTCTAAAGGGTGGTGCGAGggtaaatatgaatttaatgattttaaaattagattgaatGAATTAGTTTAACCagttgaattaaaaattgaCTCTAAATCTTGTTTAGTTAGtataaaaaaaggtttttcTATTGACTCgatcaaaaataaattagttgaacCTGTCAAATAAGGATTTGACTAggttttgtcaaaattttgaatattttttgaaattttagttatttttgaataatttgatttttttttttgtagattgaatgtatttttaaaggtttgtaaggaaaaataaattcaaaaataaaataaaagaagaaaaaaatatttcatatctattgaaatgtcttctataggcaataatttacaaaattatttttttctgtatcatgagattgaaactttttttattttaattattttattgaaatcaaataaataattattactccttaaaataataagttttaatttctataagtgtgagtatcttgattgattttattttttacaaatttttaagcaaaatctattcattataatttgataataaattgaatcgGTTAATTTTTCGATTAAACTGATCGAATCATGAACTAATGAGATAATCGATTCAATCACTTAtccggttttaaaaacattgattgagtttgagtccatttaaatttaatttaaaataatctgaatcaaattaaatttaaatttattcgaatcaaatttaaaattaaattatttttaattaaatttgagttttattcattaattttaaactaatttgaaattaagttgtttatatttgatcaaattttaaattacttttttgaattcaaactaacaTGGGCTGTGATTTTTTAGTCTCAATCCTATTTCCTTAGGAAAGAGCCGAAGCTGCTAAAAGGGAGCGCTCAGCTGGAAGCCGCCAAAGAAAATCCCAATTCTCACTGGTAACTAACTGCCACCCGCACCTCCtccccttttttctttcttctttccagCTACACGAAGATCGGagctttaaataaaatcaaagtaaGCCCTTCATCGttttcattcttatttatatttttttgttgttatgaTTGCTATACTCTTTGAAAGTAGGCGGGCAGTTTGTTTCTCGAGAAAATAGTGGAATATAAGAGTTAGAGAGTGAATAAAAtgagaattttttgtttgatcaaGTTAGTTTAAGTCTTTTGTTTAAGCCCAGTTGCCTTGGTTTAACCCAggtttcatttttctgtttGCTTCCTCTGTTTTTTGGGCAACCAATCAGAATATCATGCCTATGGGTtgtatgtatttattatttgttattagtCGGCTTtagaagaagaaatggaaattgTAAGTTATTTCTGTAAGAGATATAtacatgaacaaaataaatccCTAGAATCATCacacaaattataatatactgAACTAGataaattttggtaataaatttAGGGTTATACGTCATGTTTTCTGAATCTGTGGAGTTCATGAAATTCATTTGAATGCGGTGACTGATCTTTCTCTCCTTTAACCTTTCTAAATAATGACTTTCAATGGGAAAAGTTATCCTATTTTGTAAAATACAATATTAGGTTTTGGAAAAGAAACCTAGCCAATAGCCCAGATTGATGTTGTCCGGTGAGATAATAAAACCTTTGAAGTGTCTTGTGCAGTCCTAAATGATTAGGTTAAACTTATCCACAAACTTTCATTGGTCTATTCATTtacttagttttattattaatgaagcCCATACCAAGAAATTCTCTAACAATTTCTAGTTtgttaatgtttaaatttagGCAAGGTTGGTGCTTTCGTATGAGGTGTTGTGAAAGTGGTGAATcgtttttttgaaaattaaatcaaaattattgaaCTTTTGAAGTCTAAAGatgataagagaaaattttgatgtttGATTGGGAAATTCTTTACTAATTTGAGAACATGGTGTTGTATTAGTTCGACTACTCTTTCAATAGTATTTTAGCCATTCATTTCGGCATTCAAGTTGCATTTTGTTACTAGCAATGACTTTTAAGTTATTAGAACAGATAACTGTGTTTTAAATACTGATAGTTTATATTCACAAAATCGTTACATTCTGCATTTTATTAACTTGGTGGAAGAGTTGAATTCTTGTTGTGGCTTTACATTGTAAACTTCAAGCTTTTTGTTAAGAAATTTAAGTAAGAACTGCTATTGGTTTCTTGCAgcaatttaacatttatatgacATGGTGTACTTTGTGGTGTTTTAAGCATGCGTACTTGCAACAATGTTGTACCATTggtatttgtaattttatgctTCATCTTAGGATGTTGCTGCTTTAGGTGTTTAGTCCCTTTTAGTTTGTTCTATGGTGATGTTAAGTGTAAACACATGTTGTTGCTTTTCAGTGGATAAGGAAACTGCTGTAGAAGACAAAACCGTCATAACGGAAAGTCCCACAGGAGGTGAGTCTGGTGTTTGTGAAGTTGACACAAACCAGGAACCATACGAGGGTATGATGTTTGAGTCAGAGGAAGCTGCCAAAGTATTCTATGATGAGTATGCTAGACGGGTAGGATTTTTTACACGAATTGTTTCATCACGTAAGTCTGAGCGTGATGGGTCAATCATTTCTCGCCGACTTGCATGTAATAAGGAGGGATTTAATGTCAACCGTCAAAAGTCAGGGCAAGTTCGCATACGGAAGAGAGAAAGCATACGTGAAGGTTGCAAGGCAATGATATTGGTGAAGAGAGAGAAGCCAGGGCGGTGGACTGTGACCAAATTTGTGAGGGAACATAATCATCCCTTAGTAGTTTCTCCCGAAAAGGGTCGGCCATCTCTTGTAAGTGGCTGCCACATTGGTTACagcattaattttatttatctattaatctCTGCAGTTGGTTCTGTTGTTTACAGTATTTGCACATCCTGAAATTTAGATGGTTACTCTCTACTCCCTAAAAGCTctacaaatattttttctttgggttccctttctttcttcttattGGCTTAATATTTTCTGAAAATTAAAAGCATGAGTGGTCAAGAACCCTGAGTGATGATTGTGAGCTCGTTTGCTTTTTAGacagtaaattttttttttaaaggaattttgtgttttctttacCTCTGAGACtgttcaagaaagaaaataaccaGACTCATGGCTAGAGATTATTGGAAGTAAATCACCAGGGGAATTTAGTGTTTGCTCTGCGTCTACCCAggctaaaagttaaaaaaatcatgTCAAACATATATATCGTAAATCACAAgggtttttaattgttttttgtaGCCATGGCTAGCCTGTACTAGTTCCACCATTGCAAAGCATCCAACTCGAATACGCTAGAGATTTTTCAAAAGGATATAGAGTGGTATACCATTTTGGTTGGGTCTAGTTCCACCATTGCAAAAGCATCCAATCTCAAATAGGCAAGAGATTTTTCAAAAGGATATATAGTAGTAGACCATTTCGGTTGGGTCTAGCAAAAGTCTGAGTATATAAGAATTGGAATATTCATATGAAGAGAGAAACAAGATTTTAGCATGGCAATGTCATGTTTATAAGCtgaatttaacatattttagtGGAAGAGGATCATCCAATGGTTGAGGAGCTCATTTCTACTAGAGGTGATCAAAACTTAATCCTCCGTATCCCCTTTAGAAATTACTTCAGGTTCTGGTAATTCAGTTAATGGGAAAGAAGTGCTTATAGAGAtgattttaaacataaaaaagaagagTGAGGAACATaaaaaactgaataaaattgatgaattgTTTGTAGCAGCAAATTATCTCGGTAAGGTCTTCTGAGTTAATATTCTACCCATAGCAAGGTTGTGGgtacttttttactttttcttattttttctctgtGAAAGAAACCATACAAACCATAATTGTGATAGACTGGTTAGTAATCTGCAGAGATAGAAGTTGAACCAACTTGGATTGTATTATCTGTTCttgagttatattatttatttatttgattgagCAACTCAACATGGGATATTTCAAGCTTCCTGCCCAAGGAATTTTTCTCATGATCAATTACAGATAGGTTAACTCCTGAAGATTAATTGATGACAGCTTTTAGGAAGCCATCTAGAATAATCATAAATTGTGTTGTAAACATGCAAAAATTGCCTATGGTCATGATTTTGGATCTACTAAAAGCCAGTGTATTGTTTCTTAGGTTtgatcattttgttttattaatcagATGTGAAGCTGTTATCTGCTAGAAACTATCTGCATTTTGCATAATTTGAATTATGCCAGTGGTCAACCTAAATCTGATGGCCTTCCAATGGTCACCATAGCTGGCTTGTATTGAGTATATTTCTCAAGATGACCTCATTGATTCTATAAAGTGCTCTAGCTTAACTGGCAGAATCATCTCCATGGTTGACAAAGCATCCTCCCATCAACATCTTGCTGGAATGCTACTTGAGTGTGATGTAGATAATTACCATTGCACCACTAGAGAGGGTAGATTACCCTGGTAGAACCCCATTTTGTTTATGCACCTTGTTCTGAGAACCTACTAGcatatgaattgaaaaaaatatgctATGCTTCAGTGTTTGCCATATCCACAGTTTCCCAATGTCCACAAGAACTGGTGAAATTATGTAACCTTGTGAATTGCAGTAGCTTATGCTTTAAGATTTCTTGAATCAAACTGGTTTATGTGCTGATGAATAATATTCAACATGACCAAATTGtgctaaatttttattatgaatttccTAGTGACGGCAAAAGCATATCTTTACCAATGTgattcttttaaatttgaataatatcaaaaaataattgtaCTCATTAAGGTGtacaaaaatatatgtaattgcAGCTTATGAGCTTCTGTTAAGATGTTTGAATGTTACTCTTAGACTTAAGCCGGATGAACCATTTTTTCTCTACCGATGGAGTTAACTTTAAGTTGGAACCttcatgaaatttatattaaaatttgagaagtTATTATGTCCATAAAACACTTCCAGCAGTTTTTGGTATCTGAAGTGACTGATCGTTGTGGTGTAGTCTTCATACTTTTACTGAAGTTGTTACAGAAAGATTTAACCTGTGTATTGTTTAAATCCATTTTGAGACTTTGTGCTGATGcatctttcaattatattgatattttgacATTTATCCTTCTAAGTGTCTAGCTACCATTACAATGATTTCGGAAAAggactagttttttttttttttttggccttgTGTAAAGCTTATGTAAgttcatttatattttagatttactTGTCAAGAAATGTTCCTTTCCATATATATGTCTCTGTTGGCTTACATGTTGTCCTTGTCTTGCtaaaatgaatgcaaatatGTTGCCATTTCCCTAGATCTGCCCTTCAAATTTGAGTATTCAGATatctaaattttcaatgtaTTATGATGTAGGATGAGAAAGACAGGAGAATCCGAGAGCTATCCTCTGAATTGCATCGTGCAAATCAGCAGTTAGCTGCATGTCGGGAGCAGTTGCAAATTTTCATGACATATATCAAGGAGCATACCGAGTGCCTATCGAAAACAATTGAAGGGGCTGTTCATGACATAAAAGAGGTTGAATCTACTGAACCTAACCTCCATAGTTAACCTCGGGCATTTCTAGTGAATATTTATAAAGCTTTATACTCTTGTAAATAGGTGAAGGGgttaactaaatttatttaaccCTATAATTCTCATTGCTGATTTTGAATACTCGAGAGAACcaatttatgcatgtatattttGTATAGTGTATAAAATATGACAGAATAATTTGAAATATCTGAGTATGATTCTTGATAAGATAGTTGTTCTTTGATGTGGACTCAATTTTATGCGTATTACAAGTTGCAACCATGATTTTGAAACTCGGATTGAATCAGTTCGTTCAATGATTTGATCAAGACCTGATGCCCAGCCTGATCTAGGTAGGTCTGATTTTGGTTTGTTCGATTGGATCATCAGTTGAGACGCGGGCAGTTAAACCATCATAAATATTAGGAGATTGATGGGAGTGAGACTCAAATCCAACTCCTAGTCATGGTAAAACATTCACTGTTGAGACTCAAACCCACTCATGAGTAGCTAGCGGCTTGACTTGCATCAAGTAGTGCTCAACTCAAATAAtgttgagtcaaactcaagttgaaatcgtttgagtttgactcttaAAACCTAGCTCAAACTTACTGGTGGTTGGCTTGGTAGTTTGCAAATTTTCGACTCATCTTGagtaaaactttaatatatctttagaagtttttaatctttaatttacaTGTGAAATCTTACCCTTAAACTTTGAGTATGAGAGGTAATTTATAAAtctataagttataaaatttaaatgattatttaaaaattaaaaggtttagATATGATCTTTTAACTAAGTTTAAGTTAATTTGTCATgtctcaagtttgagcttgagttaaGAACTCAACAGTTTaatgaactcaaactcaagttatatctttaaacaataatcaaatttttagtagCAGATAGTGATCAGTAAACACGCAATGCTCTATCTTGCAACCTACAAGACAAGCATCGAgtagaatattttttttgtcgAAAAGCCAcgaaacaagaaacaaaaaccaaatcagCATTAAATGTTTCATATTGTTAGTGAGTCATTCACCTTTCGTTAATCACAATTGAAGTACAACTATTCTTGTAACTCTCATACCATATTGAGACCAACCTATCAAACTCCCTTAGATAATTGCATATGTAATCTTAacttcttttaatataaattcccAACAAAGGGAAAGGGGACGATGGTTGACTTGATAGCACACTCAATTAACTAAGTACTCAGTTGTTTCAATTTGATTTCTTCGTAATCTAGCATTACTTAGATAATAGTAGTATCGTGAGCATAAACTATTGAATTTTCTAACCGAGTCACATGAAAATCAactatatattttcattattatgaaattgcaagtatgaaattttaaaggccaaaggactatttcccacctaaggatTGTTGAAAGAAtcaattttcaatctttaaatttcaaatagtCAAATTTTTACTTGTCATCCacttttgttattaaattttgttaagtaaaaatgtataaaagttattttggattgatttttttaatttgtattttcttttttcccttattctttttatttttctttttccctttactgtttttatttttcttttcctcatatttttttattttctcttttcaaaagTGTTGGGGTGGTAATTTCtgaaaatattaattgtattaataaaattttagggtttttagaaatttgacaaaattttagtagtatttatgaaattttaaaatttaaatgtatctctcaatagtttaaaaaatgataattatatctccataaaattgatcaaaacataacattttaaagttagttagagttttgatatttttaggaatctaaataataattttttaaattaataaggatgtattagtaatttaatatttaaattaaatgctaATTAtggttttataatttcaataaaaaaacaaactagTCATTTCAAAAAACTTAATAGATGCATTAATAGAAATAGATGGCGAgtgagaatttgattttttatatcttaataGGTGGAagtttgtcatttcatcaaaccttgggtgggaaataatcatttgaccaattttaaaataattgaaacgaaagctaaaatttatcatataacagGTTAGTTTATTGGGATATTggaagaaattcaaattttttaatatcccattatattcatttttaatgtGGGTTTGCACAAactatcaattaattaaaattttttattattgttgaataattatttttattttatttttattaaaaatatgaatatccCAAATTTTGGGAGAAACTAGAATTTATGGATATAATTGAAATGTATAACTTTGATCTATGATTAGATGAATGAATTGTTGGAAGCTCACATGAAACTTGGTTTGACTATCTCCTAACTACGGTGAAATATTTTCGAGATATTAatgaacaaaatatatttatttatctcatttttgtTGTTGCCATAACACCTATTTGACAAATTCATAGTGTGGGAAGGGTGAAttacacaaatatttttaaattaaggccACATGATTATTCCCACTCAGGTTTAATTAAACgataaattttcatcttttaaattaaaagaaatcaaatttttattgttatttatatatattagtgaatttatttaatttttttaaaattgattatattactattttattaaaattatcgttaaaatttaatataaatacaaaattattaatacattctcactaatttaaagttttattatttaaactctaaaaaaaaaaatcaaaattctaatcaaatttaatatattttattttgatcaGTTTTTTGGTATGTAATTGACATTATTGAAACTattaatgacaaattaaaattttaaaaacaacataaacatattctgaatttcaaaaaatctatttaaattttttattaatacccctaatatgttaaaaaattgttgtttgccctctaaacttttgaaaaggaaaattagaaaaatcaaagGGAAAAGAATGATATGGTATAATGATATAATGGCCAAACGGCTATggtataataatataatgaattaatggCCAAAAGGTCTAATCCaggtttaaaaatattgacCATATGGTTTGATGAtataattagggttagattcgaatcgagcctattcgaactcaaactcgagctcgactcaaACAAGTCAGTCCTAACTGAGCtcagtcgagctcgagctcaagctattcgtcaaatttttcaattaaaaattttgatataaaacgatatcgttttgaccaatatgtattaaaacaatatcattttaataacaaaaaataagtcaaGCTGAATTTGAACTGAGTTTGAGCTTAGCTTTCATGAGCTCGAATTCAAACTCGAACTCAGCTATATCTTGTAACCCACCTTTTGTTAACCACAATTGAAGTACAACTATTCTTGTAACTCTCCTATAATATTGAGACCAATCTATCGAACTATCTTAGATAATTACATA contains:
- the LOC123220216 gene encoding protein FAR1-RELATED SEQUENCE 5-like; this translates as MDKETAVEDKTVITESPTGGESGVCEVDTNQEPYEGMMFESEEAAKVFYDEYARRVGFFTRIVSSRKSERDGSIISRRLACNKEGFNVNRQKSGQVRIRKRESIREGCKAMILVKREKPGRWTVTKFVREHNHPLVVSPEKGRPSLDEKDRRIRELSSELHRANQQLAACREQLQIFMTYIKEHTECLSKTIEGAVHDIKEVESTEPNLHS